A window of Centropristis striata isolate RG_2023a ecotype Rhode Island chromosome 13, C.striata_1.0, whole genome shotgun sequence genomic DNA:
GATCCTGAGTGCTGCCCAGAAGTCGTCAACTTCATCGACCGTTACATATGCTGCCAGATGCCTGATGAGGAATCGGACCCAGAGCTCCACAAAATAGTGTCTGAGGTTCAAGTTCACAGCCGCAACCACTCCAAAACATGCAGGAAAGGTAATGTATCATGCCGATTTGGTTTTCCAAAACTGCCCATGGAAAAAACGATAATCGCCTGTGCACCCTGGgaggctgatgatgatgatgatgatgatgatgatgagaagAAAGATGATGCCAAGAAAAAAGACCAAGACTGTGGAAAAAACGATGTTGATGGACAGAAAAAATGTGGGGAAAAATCCAAGGATTCCAGGAAGAGTCAGAAGAAGTCACAGAAGAAATTCATAGCAAAGCAGCAACGGATCGCCAAGGAAAAGCTGAAACCGGTGAGAGACCTTCTCATGGACCCAAATGCCTCTTTTAAGGACCTGACGGAATTGTTGGAGAAATGTAACATGCTCCATGAAGAATACAGATACAACGTTGGATGCCTCACCACTGGAATGGTGGTCGTCAACAAGCGTGACCCCAAGGACTGCTGGGTCAATGGATACAACCCCGATCTGCTGCGAGCGTGGAACGCCAACATGGACATCCAGTACGTAATTGACGATTTCAGTTGCATCATGTACATGATGTCATATGTCTCCAAGCCGGAGCATGAGATGACAGAGTTCCTTAACTCTGTCGTTCAGGAAGTACGGAAATCGGACGTCAACAAACAGGATGAGATGAACCAGATTATGCAGGCGTACGCAAAACATCGAGAGGTCAGCGCTCAGGAGTCTGTGGCAAGGGTATGCAGCCTACCACTGAAAAAGTGCTCACGTTCGGTTATTTTCATACAGACTGATGAGGACGGTATGAGAATGAGTCACCCGATGAGCAGGCTGCAGAACATGGCTGCAGACGAAGAGGACGTATGGATGTCAGGATTGCCGGAGAAATACGCGATGAGGCCTGATGCACGCGAGTTTGAGTACATGTGTCTGGCTGAATTTGCGTCGGAGTACAGGGTCCTCTACGGCCGGCAACGTGAATCAGCTAATGCCATTCCCCTCCAGAAGGACCACGGATTTATCCAGAAGAGGACATCGGGAAAACCTGCCATCATCCGATTTACTCGTTTCTCAGAGAAGAAACATCCCGAAAAGTTTTACAGACGGCTCCTAAAACTGTACTGCCCACACAGAGAAGATGCCGATCTGAAGACGGAACGCCACCCGACCTACGAAGCATATTATAAAAGTGGCTGTCTGGGGCAATTGCCAGTGAAAGGGTACGTCGACTTTAACAGGAAGCGCTATGAAGGAGAAGGGAAGAAAATCGACAAAGCCATCGAACGGCTTCAAAAGGAGGGACCCGTCATCAACGCGTGGAACAGTTTTGCACCGGAGGTTGAATTGGATCGTTTGGAGTGTGTCGCCCAGCGAGAAGCCATAAGCCGTGACGAGGAGGAACAAGAGCAGCTTCCAGATTTTCAACTCCAAGGTGGGAGCAGTGGAGCCATGCCAGGAATCCAGGCGCCGGAATTGAGCCCCGACTTCGTGAGGAACATGTTTCGAAGCCTCAACGAGACGCAATCGTCTGCCTTCTACGCCATCCGCGAATGGTGTTGGAAACGCGTCTGGGGTAAGTATCCTGAAccatttttttacttcatctctGGGGGAGCTGGTTGTGGCAAGTCCCATCTGATCAAGTGTGCGTATCAAGAGGCCACCAAGATTCTGCGCCAACTTCCCAGGTTCCGCAATGAAGGCGACATGTCTCAGCCTTCAGTGCTGTTGGCAGCGTTTACTGGCACCGCCGCTTTTAACATCTCTGGCAAAACACTGCACTCACTGTTGAAGCTGCCGAGAAGTCTGAAACCTCCGTATCAAGGACTCGGAAACACACTGGATGACGTGAGGGCAGCACTGTCCAATGCGGAGATCTTGATCATCGACGAAATATCCATGGTATCTAAGGAGCTCTTTTCTTATGTCCACTGGAGATTCCAGCAAATCAAAGGAAACAGGAGACCATTTGGAGGGATGTCTGTCCTTGCAGTTGGAGACTTCTATCAATTGCCGCCCCTTGGTAGAGCCAAACCACTATGCGTCTTGGAGGATGATGTGCTCAACCTCTGGCAAGATTTCAAGTTGGTCAACCTGACGGAGATAATGCGGCAGAAAGACGATCGCACTTTTGCAGAGCTCTTGAACAGGATTAGAACCAGGAATAAGAAGGATCCTCTCAGCGCAGATGATGAAGCTCTGCTCGCACAGGCCGTCGTGGAAGTTGGAGATTGTCCGGCCGACGCCCTTCATATCTTTGCCACCAACAAAGAGGTCGACGAGCACAACGTTGCAACTTTAACCGCCTTAAAGTTACAAGTTGTAAACATTCCAGCACAGGACTACACAAAAGATCTGCGAACCGGAGAAATGGAATTGGCGACTGGTCTCATGAAAGGCAATAAAAGGGATTTACCTGACAACCTGCAAGCAGCACAAGGAGCACGAGTCATGGTGATCAGGAATCTCGATATTGAGGACGGGATGGTAAACGGCACTTTTGGAACAATCGGCAATATTGTCACCACCACCGAACACGGACAGACCGTGGTCAAGGTCATCGGACTCGAATTGGATAATCACAAGGCAGGCCAGAAATTCCGCAAGAAGATTCAAGGGGCAGAGGATAACTTGGTGTACGTGGAAAGGTTCGAGGAAAGCATGAGCAGAAGAGGGGTGGTTCGACGGCAGTTTCCAATGAAGCTGGCCTTCGGCTGTACAGCTCATAAAGTGCAAGGAATGACTGTGGATTCTGCTGTGGTGTCCTTAAAGCGCATTTTTGAACCCGGAATGGCCTATGTCGCCCTGAGCAGGACGACCTCACTTCAAGGACTAAGGATCATAAACTATGAAGAACAGAAGATCTATGCCGACCCTAAAATCACCACAGCAATGGAGACTATGAGTCACGCCTCGTTCGAGAGTGCAAGACCGCTGTTGCACTATGTCAAAACCGCAGACCACACCGGTCCAACTTTAAAAATAGTCCATCATAATTGTCAGGGACTTCCGTCGCACATGGATGACATCAGGACCCACCATGAATTCAGACTTGCCGATGTCCTGTGCATCACTGAATCCCATCTGTCGGGATCATTTGTTTCTCCAGACTTCCAGCTGGAGGGATATGAGATGTTTGCGCGCAACAGAAATGTCTCATATTCAAACAGAGCGGATATGGCTATGAAAGATGGAGGTGGAGTTGCGGTGTATTACAGGAACAGTCTGCAAGCAGAGTCCAGGAGGTACTTTCAAAATGTGCCCGACCTTGAATTCGCCGTCGTCAAGGTTGAGGGCCCTGTCAGAGCATTGATAGCCACTGTGTACAGACCACCAAATATCCATCTTGACATGTTTCTTCAAAACATGCAAAGCCTCTTGGACTCTTTAGAGATGATGGGTTGCCAGCCTGTAGTGGTTTGTGGAGACTTTAATGAAGACTTGCTTTCCAAAGGGAAGAAAGCCATACAGGAGTTGTTTCTGTCCAGAGGCTATAGCCAGCTTGTTTCCACTGCAACGACCGAAAAGCAGACACTGATTGATCATATTTACATATCGCAACCAGAATGTTGCCTTCAATCAGGTGTGCTGCAATCGTATTACAGTTATCATGATCCAGTGTACTGCGTTTTGACTTCACCTTAAGCGGTAGGTATGTTGTTGCATTCGGAAAAGGTGGCCAGCCCAGATGAAAAGGTAGGTATATGGTAAGTATTTTCATTGAAATGTCGTCCTTGATATCTGGATGCCTATGGTGAATATGGCCTAGGGTCCAACTCATGGTGGTTTTGGTTGAGAAAGGTTTCCTCTTGTGGTCTTTATTGTGTAAAAGAGTCCTGGTAGGTATGTTGTTGCATTCGGTAAAAGGTGGCCAGCCCAGATGAAAAGGTAGGTATATGGTAAGTATTTTCATTGAAATGTCGTCCTTGGTATCTGGATGCCTATGGTGAATATGGCCTGGGGTCCAACTCATTGTGGTTTTGGTTGAGAAAAGTTTCCTCTTGTGGTCTTTATTGTGTAAGAGTCCTGGTAGGTATGTTGTTGCATTCTGAAAAGGTGACCAGCCCAGATGAAAAGGTAGGTATACGGTAGGTATATGGTAAGTATTTTCATTGAAATGTCGTCCTTGGTATCTGGATGCCTATGGTGAATATGGCCTGGGGTCCAACTCATGGTGGTTTTGCTTGAGAAAGGTTTCTTCTTGTGGTCTTTATTGTGTAAAAGAGTCCTTGTAGGTATGTTGTTGCAATCGGAAAAGGTGACCAGCCCAGATGAAAAGGTAGGTATACGGTAGGTATATGGTAAGTATTTTCATTGAAATGTCGTCCTTGGTATCTGGATGCCTATGGTGAATATGGCCTGGGGTCCAACTCATGGTGGTTTTGGTTGAGAAAGATTTTACTCTTGTGGTCTTTATTGTGTAAAAGAGTCCTGGTAGGTATGTTGTTGCTCTGGAAAAGGTGACCAGCCTAGATGAAAAGGAAGGTATACGGTAGGTATATGGTAAGTATTTTCATTGGAATGTCGTCCTTGGTATCTGGATGCCAATGGTGAATATGGCCTGGGGTCCAACTCATGGTGGTTTTGGTTGAGAAAGGTTTCCTCTTGTGGTCTTTATTGTGTAAAATAGTCCTTGTAGGTATGTTGTTGCATTCTGAAAAGGTGACCAGCCCAGATGAAAAGGTAGGTATACAGTAGGTATATGGTAAGTATTTTCATCTCCCGAGCACCCACTCTCTGTTATCGGTCCGTGTGTATATCTGTCatctgtttttgtctgtgtgtgtgtgtgtgtgtgagagcga
This region includes:
- the LOC131982826 gene encoding uncharacterized protein LOC131982826 isoform X1 encodes the protein MKNKYAKERHHRKLKKQYIKRRYNMDPDFQRKQKQYLKERCSSNPDLKSKRKIQMQKYLRDRYSTDSNFKCKQKDYMKDRYRADLDFKCKQKDYMKDYIKDRYRADLDFKCKQKDYVKDRYSTDLDFQSQQKKYVREKYRNNPDFRLHHLQHCSRNRRDRLAKNAALRIRYKLQCALRIKRKYMDIVNQRQETPHPVVNPVMEEAISTFRERIRHGPTHVCTVCHRALFPNQVRHCNRAKYVKNICVVAACLTGKYVHVCDTECSAPCTVPQDRMREWICHTCHSHLSRGRMPSMAAANNLELAPIPPELEDLNVLERQLIAKILPFAKIVALPKGRQRAVHGAVVCVPSELEATVNALPRPSAEAQLLQVKLKRNIKYKGYQHFFTVNMKNVLAGLRILKETHSEYTNIEIDDCAEFESLEDLPVDEEEPQEAPDAAQPEEQKSRRGEEDMEPVAGTSREKQPKDVDKDKEKEDLRPGLALDTCMQPPDIAQEVLSYGDGIFSIAPAQGNKPVGFFAIPKLEAMAFPVQFPTGENTLDERRRILLSPSAYFNTRLLCVDIRFARDQSYLFFSQFVTETHMARNSMSIQTRKGKKFTKDGRKISNKMLQDKDELEQLIQTKEATRFMQPLRGTPAYWEKTLRDLHAMVRQLGKPTFFITFSAAEMRWPEVINIIKAQQGEEGDFSELDWNEKCEILHSNPVTVMRLFEKRVDALMTDLLLSPAQPIGPVEDYFYRVEFQARGSPHIHMLVWIKDAPEIEDPECCPEVVNFIDRYICCQMPDEESDPELHKIVSEVQVHSRNHSKTCRKGNVSCRFGFPKLPMEKTIIACAPWEADDDDDDDDDEKKDDAKKKDQDCGKNDVDGQKKCGEKSKDSRKSQKKSQKKFIAKQQRIAKEKLKPVRDLLMDPNASFKDLTELLEKCNMLHEEYRYNVGCLTTGMVVVNKRDPKDCWVNGYNPDLLRAWNANMDIQYVIDDFSCIMYMMSYVSKPEHEMTEFLNSVVQEVRKSDVNKQDEMNQIMQAYAKHREVSAQESVARVCSLPLKKCSRSVIFIQTDEDGMRMSHPMSRLQNMAADEEDVWMSGLPEKYAMRPDAREFEYMCLAEFASEYRVLYGRQRESANAIPLQKDHGFIQKRTSGKPAIIRFTRFSEKKHPEKFYRRLLKLYCPHREDADLKTERHPTYEAYYKSGCLGQLPVKGYVDFNRKRYEGEGKKIDKAIERLQKEGPVINAWNSFAPEVELDRLECVAQREAISRDEEEQEQLPDFQLQGGSSGAMPGIQAPELSPDFVRNMFRSLNETQSSAFYAIREWCWKRVWGKYPEPFFYFISGGAGCGKSHLIKCAYQEATKILRQLPRFRNEGDMSQPSVLLAAFTGTAAFNISGKTLHSLLKLPRSLKPPYQGLGNTLDDVRAALSNAEILIIDEISMVSKELFSYVHWRFQQIKGNRRPFGGMSVLAVGDFYQLPPLGRAKPLCVLEDDVLNLWQDFKLVNLTEIMRQKDDRTFAELLNRIRTRNKKDPLSADDEALLAQAVVEVGDCPADALHIFATNKEVDEHNVATLTALKLQVVNIPAQDYTKDLRTGEMELATGLMKGNKRDLPDNLQAAQGARVMVIRNLDIEDGMVNGTFGTIGNIVTTTEHGQTVVKVIGLELDNHKAGQKFRKKIQGAEDNLVYVERFEESMSRRGVVRRQFPMKLAFGCTAHKVQGMTVDSAVVSLKRIFEPGMAYVALSRTTSLQGLRIINYEEQKIYADPKITTAMETMSHASFESARPLLHYVKTADHTGPTLKIVHHNCQGLPSHMDDIRTHHEFRLADVLCITESHLSGSFVSPDFQLEGYEMFARNRNVSYSNRADMAMKDGGGVAVYYRNSLQAESRRYFQNVPDLEFAVVKVEGPVRALIATVYRPPNIHLDMFLQNMQSLLDSLEMMGCQPVVVCGDFNEDLLSKGKKAIQELFLSRGYSQLVSTATTEKQTLIDHIYISQPECCLQSGVLQSYYSYHDPVYCVLTSP
- the LOC131982826 gene encoding uncharacterized protein LOC131982826 isoform X2 yields the protein MKNKYAKERHHRKLKKQYIKRRYNMDPDFQRKQKQYLKERCSSNPDLKSKRKIQMQKYLRDRYRADLDFKCKQKDYMKDYIKDRYRADLDFKCKQKDYVKDRYSTDLDFQSQQKKYVREKYRNNPDFRLHHLQHCSRNRRDRLAKNAALRIRYKLQCALRIKRKYMDIVNQRQETPHPVVNPVMEEAISTFRERIRHGPTHVCTVCHRALFPNQVRHCNRAKYVKNICVVAACLTGKYVHVCDTECSAPCTVPQDRMREWICHTCHSHLSRGRMPSMAAANNLELAPIPPELEDLNVLERQLIAKILPFAKIVALPKGRQRAVHGAVVCVPSELEATVNALPRPSAEAQLLQVKLKRNIKYKGYQHFFTVNMKNVLAGLRILKETHSEYTNIEIDDCAEFESLEDLPVDEEEPQEAPDAAQPEEQKSRRGEEDMEPVAGTSREKQPKDVDKDKEKEDLRPGLALDTCMQPPDIAQEVLSYGDGIFSIAPAQGNKPVGFFAIPKLEAMAFPVQFPTGENTLDERRRILLSPSAYFNTRLLCVDIRFARDQSYLFFSQFVTETHMARNSMSIQTRKGKKFTKDGRKISNKMLQDKDELEQLIQTKEATRFMQPLRGTPAYWEKTLRDLHAMVRQLGKPTFFITFSAAEMRWPEVINIIKAQQGEEGDFSELDWNEKCEILHSNPVTVMRLFEKRVDALMTDLLLSPAQPIGPVEDYFYRVEFQARGSPHIHMLVWIKDAPEIEDPECCPEVVNFIDRYICCQMPDEESDPELHKIVSEVQVHSRNHSKTCRKGNVSCRFGFPKLPMEKTIIACAPWEADDDDDDDDDEKKDDAKKKDQDCGKNDVDGQKKCGEKSKDSRKSQKKSQKKFIAKQQRIAKEKLKPVRDLLMDPNASFKDLTELLEKCNMLHEEYRYNVGCLTTGMVVVNKRDPKDCWVNGYNPDLLRAWNANMDIQYVIDDFSCIMYMMSYVSKPEHEMTEFLNSVVQEVRKSDVNKQDEMNQIMQAYAKHREVSAQESVARVCSLPLKKCSRSVIFIQTDEDGMRMSHPMSRLQNMAADEEDVWMSGLPEKYAMRPDAREFEYMCLAEFASEYRVLYGRQRESANAIPLQKDHGFIQKRTSGKPAIIRFTRFSEKKHPEKFYRRLLKLYCPHREDADLKTERHPTYEAYYKSGCLGQLPVKGYVDFNRKRYEGEGKKIDKAIERLQKEGPVINAWNSFAPEVELDRLECVAQREAISRDEEEQEQLPDFQLQGGSSGAMPGIQAPELSPDFVRNMFRSLNETQSSAFYAIREWCWKRVWGKYPEPFFYFISGGAGCGKSHLIKCAYQEATKILRQLPRFRNEGDMSQPSVLLAAFTGTAAFNISGKTLHSLLKLPRSLKPPYQGLGNTLDDVRAALSNAEILIIDEISMVSKELFSYVHWRFQQIKGNRRPFGGMSVLAVGDFYQLPPLGRAKPLCVLEDDVLNLWQDFKLVNLTEIMRQKDDRTFAELLNRIRTRNKKDPLSADDEALLAQAVVEVGDCPADALHIFATNKEVDEHNVATLTALKLQVVNIPAQDYTKDLRTGEMELATGLMKGNKRDLPDNLQAAQGARVMVIRNLDIEDGMVNGTFGTIGNIVTTTEHGQTVVKVIGLELDNHKAGQKFRKKIQGAEDNLVYVERFEESMSRRGVVRRQFPMKLAFGCTAHKVQGMTVDSAVVSLKRIFEPGMAYVALSRTTSLQGLRIINYEEQKIYADPKITTAMETMSHASFESARPLLHYVKTADHTGPTLKIVHHNCQGLPSHMDDIRTHHEFRLADVLCITESHLSGSFVSPDFQLEGYEMFARNRNVSYSNRADMAMKDGGGVAVYYRNSLQAESRRYFQNVPDLEFAVVKVEGPVRALIATVYRPPNIHLDMFLQNMQSLLDSLEMMGCQPVVVCGDFNEDLLSKGKKAIQELFLSRGYSQLVSTATTEKQTLIDHIYISQPECCLQSGVLQSYYSYHDPVYCVLTSP